The Silvanigrella paludirubra genome includes a window with the following:
- the leuC gene encoding 3-isopropylmalate dehydratase large subunit: protein MKKNIVEKIWENHSIDNLEDDFSVLVIDFILLHEVTSAQAFKELEERKIPILSPNQCVATVDHIISTSKNRKQIDNNEAKTQVEILRNNTKINRISLYDFESGHQGIVHVIGPELGITQPGLTIICGDSHTATHGAFGALAFGVGTTEVTHALGTGCLLLKKPLVMKVEFQGEVSKGVFAKDLIMKLIATIGIGGATGHIIEYGGDIIQKMTMEERMTICNMSIECGAKAGLIAPDNTTYSYIKGRPYAPLNKDWEQMISYWSSFKSDQGCSYDKEIIIDISNMKPMVTWGTNPSQAIEIDKNIPLEKDMNLNDLIMYNQAIDYMKLNRGFPIEDTKIDWAFIGSCTNGRIEDLRISAQILKNKKIHPSVTFYIVPGSESILKQAQIEGLDKIFKEAGADFRMPGCSLCLGMNDDKVPNGKRCISSSNRNFMGRQGTGSFTHLASPATVTASAIEGKISSPIKYFLN, encoded by the coding sequence ATGAAAAAAAATATAGTGGAAAAAATTTGGGAAAATCATAGTATTGATAATCTTGAAGATGATTTTTCTGTTCTTGTTATTGACTTTATTCTTTTACATGAAGTGACATCAGCTCAAGCTTTTAAAGAACTAGAAGAAAGAAAAATTCCAATATTAAGCCCAAATCAATGTGTTGCTACTGTTGATCATATTATTTCGACAAGTAAAAACAGAAAACAAATTGATAATAATGAAGCTAAAACGCAAGTTGAAATATTAAGAAATAATACCAAGATAAACAGAATTTCCTTATATGATTTTGAAAGTGGTCATCAAGGAATTGTACATGTCATTGGACCAGAATTAGGTATCACACAACCAGGTTTAACAATAATATGTGGTGATTCACATACAGCTACTCATGGTGCTTTTGGAGCCCTAGCCTTTGGAGTTGGTACAACTGAAGTTACTCATGCTTTAGGAACAGGATGTTTGTTACTTAAAAAACCGCTTGTCATGAAAGTAGAGTTTCAAGGAGAAGTTTCAAAGGGTGTTTTTGCAAAAGATCTTATCATGAAATTAATTGCTACCATTGGAATTGGTGGTGCAACAGGCCACATTATTGAATATGGTGGAGACATAATTCAAAAAATGACAATGGAAGAACGAATGACAATTTGTAATATGAGTATTGAATGTGGTGCAAAAGCAGGCTTAATTGCACCTGATAATACGACATATTCATATATAAAAGGGCGTCCCTATGCACCACTAAACAAAGATTGGGAACAAATGATTTCTTATTGGAGTTCATTTAAGAGTGATCAAGGTTGTTCATACGATAAAGAAATCATAATTGATATTTCAAATATGAAACCAATGGTAACTTGGGGGACAAACCCTTCTCAAGCAATTGAAATTGATAAAAATATACCTTTAGAAAAGGATATGAATTTAAACGATCTTATTATGTATAATCAAGCGATTGATTACATGAAACTGAATCGTGGTTTTCCTATTGAGGATACAAAGATAGATTGGGCATTTATTGGCTCATGTACAAATGGTAGAATTGAAGATTTAAGAATATCAGCTCAAATTTTAAAAAATAAAAAAATTCATCCTTCTGTTACTTTTTATATTGTTCCAGGATCTGAATCCATTTTAAAACAAGCTCAAATAGAAGGATTAGATAAAATTTTTAAAGAAGCAGGAGCCGACTTTAGAATGCCTGGGTGTTCATTATGTCTTGGTATGAATGATGATAAAGTACCAAATGGAAAAAGATGTATCAGCTCTTCAAATCGAAATTTTATGGGACGACAGGGCACTGGTAGTTTTACACACTTAGCTTCTCCCGCAACAGTAACGGCAAGCGCCATTGAAGGCAAAATTTCTTCTCCCATAAAATATTTTTTAAATTAG
- the leuB gene encoding 3-isopropylmalate dehydrogenase, giving the protein MKRSIAILSGDGIGPEVMDQTIRIIKKIEEKFGHQFHLQYGDVGGVAYDKFEKHLPEMTHQICEYSDAILFGSVGGPLTESHLKKWQDCEKNSILVLRKKFQFSTNMRPIKVFRELNAISPLKESIVGANGIDFIILRELLGDVYTGEHKTYIENNLRTATDLSLYNEKQIKILAHHSFKVAQKRKSKVTSVDKANALDTSKLWRTIMNEVSNQYPDVFLEHMLVDNCAYQFMINPSQFDVIVTANLFGDILSDAAAGLTGSLGLIPSASFNEQGFALYEPSGGSAPNIAGKNIANPIAQILSFVLLLKHSFELYEEAILIEKAIHQTLKNGFRTQDICFSDNNYVSSSKFTDIILSFI; this is encoded by the coding sequence ATGAAAAGATCAATTGCAATTTTGTCAGGTGATGGAATTGGACCTGAAGTTATGGATCAAACAATTCGAATAATTAAAAAAATTGAAGAAAAATTTGGTCATCAATTTCATTTGCAGTATGGAGATGTTGGTGGTGTAGCTTATGATAAATTTGAAAAACATTTACCAGAAATGACCCACCAGATATGTGAATATTCTGATGCTATTTTATTTGGTTCTGTTGGTGGACCATTAACAGAATCGCATTTAAAAAAATGGCAAGACTGCGAAAAAAACTCAATATTAGTTCTACGAAAAAAATTTCAATTTAGTACCAATATGAGACCGATTAAAGTTTTTCGTGAATTAAATGCGATAAGTCCTTTAAAAGAAAGCATAGTAGGTGCTAATGGAATAGATTTTATTATATTAAGAGAGCTTTTAGGAGATGTTTATACAGGTGAACATAAAACATATATTGAAAATAATTTAAGAACAGCAACTGATCTTTCATTATATAATGAAAAACAAATTAAAATATTGGCTCATCATAGTTTTAAAGTAGCACAAAAAAGAAAATCTAAAGTAACATCTGTTGATAAAGCAAATGCTCTAGATACTTCTAAGCTTTGGCGCACAATAATGAATGAAGTTTCAAATCAATATCCGGATGTTTTTTTGGAGCATATGCTCGTTGATAATTGTGCATATCAATTTATGATAAATCCTTCACAATTTGATGTAATTGTTACAGCAAACTTATTTGGAGATATTCTTTCTGATGCTGCTGCAGGATTAACAGGAAGTCTAGGTCTAATACCGTCTGCAAGCTTTAATGAACAGGGATTTGCTTTATATGAACCCTCTGGAGGATCTGCTCCTAATATTGCAGGAAAAAATATAGCAAATCCTATAGCGCAAATTTTATCTTTTGTTTTATTATTAAAGCATTCATTTGAATTATATGAAGAAGCAATATTAATAGAAAAAGCAATTCATCAAACCTTAAAAAATGGCTTTAGAACGCAAGATATTTGTTTTTCAGACAACAACTATGTATCCTCATCCAAATTTACAGATATTATATTAAGTTTTATTTAA
- the leuD gene encoding 3-isopropylmalate dehydratase small subunit — protein sequence MNKIEFISGKCIPLEMNDVDTDLIIPAQYCASISKTGYGLNLFRRLRDQSKDFVFNQIKYENSNILISQKNFGCGSSREAAVWALKEYGINVVIANSFADIFSGNCLKNKILLITLELNIIYKLIEDSKNHSLTLKIDLINNTIRTSLNEIIQIKISDFQKSFFINDFNEIDFLLSYKEKVLSFKNYQLSNKILPILNQ from the coding sequence ATGAATAAAATAGAATTTATATCTGGTAAATGTATACCATTAGAAATGAATGATGTTGATACCGATCTCATTATACCTGCTCAGTATTGCGCTTCCATCTCAAAAACTGGATATGGTTTGAATCTGTTTAGAAGATTAAGAGACCAATCAAAAGATTTTGTTTTTAATCAGATTAAATATGAAAATTCAAATATTTTAATTAGTCAAAAAAATTTTGGATGTGGTTCTTCTCGTGAAGCTGCTGTTTGGGCATTAAAAGAGTATGGAATTAATGTTGTAATTGCAAATTCTTTCGCAGATATATTTTCAGGAAATTGTTTAAAAAATAAAATATTACTAATTACTTTAGAATTGAATATTATTTATAAATTGATTGAAGATTCTAAAAATCATTCACTCACCTTAAAAATTGATTTAATAAATAATACTATTAGAACTTCTTTAAATGAAATAATTCAAATAAAAATAAGTGATTTTCAAAAATCATTTTTTATAAATGATTTTAATGAGATTGATTTCTTGCTATCTTATAAAGAAAAAGTTTTAAGTTTCAAAAATTATCAATTAAGTAATAAAATATTGCCTATATTAAATCAATAG
- a CDS encoding C1 family peptidase, translating into MLSNLKSTLLISSFALFSLSAFADKSELFSVNGTIDAKIPLKIKNNNINSNYDVDALNGFKTIKLMSIQPTNAMIQKNRTAMAKLIQEGGERDYSNGITSFDNSFNAVDLGMNGVDVLDQGSHGTCVTFATTAALDAKLQLNDYIDQQCILALNKYLGNDYWNGADNATQVVDPLKKYGIIKKGNCFGDSYADPSQSISPSKYTTRSTKKFTNNLNYKYFGKADLDILKAALDNGNRVVIGTALADIKGNKVSVNGFDVKVDDGDFNQGGLWACKQPGDNTNYCPEKPDAGHEVIVTGYDDGQKLLKIRNSWSSDAGDNGNFYMTYAFFNAMAMDQTVIK; encoded by the coding sequence ATGTTAAGTAACTTAAAAAGCACTCTCCTCATTTCTTCTTTTGCATTATTTTCTTTGTCTGCATTTGCAGACAAATCAGAACTTTTTTCTGTTAACGGAACAATTGATGCTAAGATACCTTTGAAAATTAAAAATAATAATATAAATTCTAATTATGATGTTGATGCTTTAAATGGATTTAAAACTATCAAATTAATGTCTATTCAACCAACGAATGCCATGATCCAAAAAAATAGAACTGCCATGGCTAAACTCATCCAAGAAGGCGGAGAAAGGGATTATTCAAATGGAATTACCTCATTTGATAACAGCTTTAATGCTGTAGATCTTGGAATGAATGGCGTGGACGTTTTAGATCAAGGTTCTCATGGTACATGTGTTACTTTTGCAACAACAGCGGCATTAGATGCAAAACTTCAATTAAATGATTATATTGATCAACAATGTATTTTAGCACTTAATAAATATTTAGGAAATGATTATTGGAATGGCGCAGACAATGCAACTCAAGTTGTAGATCCATTAAAAAAATATGGGATTATTAAAAAAGGGAATTGTTTTGGAGATTCTTATGCGGATCCTTCACAAAGCATTAGCCCTTCTAAATACACAACAAGAAGTACAAAAAAATTTACAAATAATTTAAACTACAAGTATTTTGGAAAAGCTGATTTAGATATTTTAAAAGCGGCTTTAGATAACGGAAATAGAGTTGTCATAGGTACAGCCTTAGCAGATATTAAGGGAAATAAAGTTTCCGTAAATGGTTTTGATGTAAAAGTGGATGATGGAGATTTTAATCAAGGAGGACTCTGGGCTTGTAAGCAACCAGGAGATAATACAAACTACTGCCCAGAAAAACCAGACGCAGGCCATGAAGTTATTGTTACTGGATATGATGATGGTCAAAAATTATTAAAAATTAGAAATTCTTGGAGCTCAGATGCGGGAGACAACGGAAACTTTTATATGACTTATGCTTTTTTTAATGCAATGGCTATGGACCAAACCGTTATTAAATAA
- a CDS encoding phosphatidate cytidylyltransferase, whose product MQTGQTGMDTFQIYKIGFLYMLKTRLLTATIFSALIVYVLSFSPEHLFPHLFVIIITVAIFLSGTEFAALRWNIMDGSVAIEQPRPKLKAKHFAIGFSYAFLIVSYYFSTYIFENQPQKILIIPISWTFLCFFISAILIYRRAHDMHTASNKLLNVIAGFIYLALPAACLLKLSMIQFDGSYRSAQLYFCLATILMGDTGAYFIGSRFGKHKLIPKVSPKKSIEGAIGGLLFSGLTALVLSHFFNLPFPAWYAILIGICMGIAGQLGDLMESAFKRAGGYKDSGNLLPGHGGFLDRIDSLILGIPVAFLFFSLYK is encoded by the coding sequence ATGCAAACCGGTCAAACCGGAATGGATACTTTTCAAATTTATAAGATTGGTTTTTTATATATGCTCAAAACTCGTTTATTAACTGCAACCATTTTTTCCGCTCTTATTGTATATGTTTTAAGCTTTTCACCAGAACATCTTTTTCCCCATCTATTCGTTATCATAATAACAGTAGCTATTTTTCTTTCCGGAACCGAGTTTGCAGCTCTTCGTTGGAACATCATGGATGGCTCCGTTGCCATCGAACAACCTAGACCAAAGTTAAAAGCAAAACATTTTGCAATTGGATTTTCATATGCATTTTTAATTGTTTCCTATTATTTTTCAACATATATTTTTGAAAATCAGCCTCAAAAAATACTTATTATTCCTATTAGCTGGACATTTCTTTGTTTTTTTATTTCAGCAATACTTATATACAGAAGAGCTCATGACATGCATACGGCATCAAATAAGCTTTTAAATGTCATTGCTGGTTTTATCTATCTTGCCCTGCCTGCTGCTTGTTTGCTTAAATTAAGCATGATTCAATTTGATGGATCTTACCGAAGCGCACAGCTCTATTTTTGCTTAGCAACCATTCTCATGGGAGATACGGGAGCTTATTTTATTGGTTCTCGTTTTGGAAAACACAAACTGATTCCTAAAGTTTCTCCTAAAAAAAGCATTGAAGGCGCCATCGGGGGGTTACTTTTCAGTGGTTTAACAGCCCTTGTTTTATCTCATTTTTTTAACCTGCCCTTCCCTGCATGGTATGCCATTCTTATTGGAATATGTATGGGAATTGCAGGACAGTTAGGCGATCTAATGGAAAGTGCTTTTAAGCGTGCAGGAGGATATAAGGATAGTGGCAATTTACTACCAGGGCATGGCGGTTTTCTTGATCGTATTGATTCCCTTATACTTGGTATCCCAGTAGCCTTTCTGTTTTTTTCTTTATATAAATAA
- a CDS encoding PilZ domain-containing protein, producing MTDTIENRRDTRRSVFIGEGIKIYIKDEDEARSIHGEITDISPWGSNIYIIDQKLSTYPKKGDTVKIYYETRNKKNSFCRGRVVYILENTIEEIKYLRYGIEFINDNNLKSDIKNYEIPDIFSPHCWCEDPFFFHEKLIFKIKSIHSTGMILMTSARNKTLIPNLELQLKVSIPAGDEFFVNVKIEQTINSNKPSEKDKYYVHVKFENTNSKFLQVMVEYILFCGVEVTPKELRENNLPVDIIENSLSYYYALDKFDMEKVIQLRKIGLFETIKTDTENNDESYKDIYDNYSRQVLCKVGKKPVACIRIIYNLRDKNKTEMNQFVNEVPEWLWSKKFVEISKFAWDKEYRESDVFINMIRQIVRIVIESGHTHIIANAPEPLKPLYTKVGFIALNYQWKEEFEESKAKESLLILDAKGILTGEVLIEKFIWNKIYSRVSHYLGLANTET from the coding sequence ATGACCGATACAATAGAAAATCGCAGAGATACGCGAAGAAGCGTTTTTATTGGCGAAGGTATAAAAATTTATATAAAAGACGAAGATGAAGCTCGATCAATTCATGGTGAAATAACAGATATCTCACCTTGGGGAAGTAACATTTATATTATTGATCAAAAATTATCTACTTATCCCAAAAAAGGCGACACCGTAAAAATATATTATGAAACAAGAAATAAAAAAAATTCTTTTTGTCGTGGTAGGGTTGTTTATATTCTTGAAAATACAATAGAAGAAATTAAATATTTAAGATATGGCATAGAATTTATTAATGACAATAATTTAAAAAGTGACATTAAAAATTACGAAATTCCAGATATTTTTTCGCCTCATTGTTGGTGTGAAGATCCTTTCTTTTTTCATGAAAAATTAATTTTTAAAATTAAAAGCATTCATTCTACTGGAATGATTTTAATGACATCGGCAAGAAATAAAACGCTCATTCCTAATTTAGAACTTCAATTAAAAGTAAGCATTCCTGCTGGAGATGAGTTTTTTGTTAATGTAAAAATAGAACAAACAATAAACTCAAATAAACCTTCTGAAAAAGATAAATATTATGTGCATGTAAAATTTGAAAATACAAATTCAAAATTTTTACAGGTTATGGTTGAGTATATTTTGTTTTGCGGAGTGGAAGTAACACCAAAAGAGCTAAGAGAAAATAATTTGCCTGTAGATATTATTGAAAATAGTTTATCATATTATTATGCGCTTGATAAATTTGATATGGAAAAAGTAATCCAACTTAGAAAAATTGGTTTATTTGAAACGATAAAAACAGATACTGAGAATAATGATGAAAGTTACAAAGATATATATGATAACTATTCAAGACAAGTATTATGTAAAGTAGGAAAAAAACCTGTTGCTTGTATTCGAATTATTTATAATCTAAGAGATAAAAATAAAACAGAAATGAATCAATTTGTAAATGAAGTTCCAGAATGGCTTTGGTCCAAAAAATTTGTTGAAATTTCTAAATTCGCATGGGATAAAGAATACAGAGAGAGTGACGTATTTATAAATATGATAAGACAAATTGTTCGCATTGTAATTGAGTCTGGCCATACTCATATCATTGCAAACGCTCCAGAGCCTTTAAAACCTTTATATACTAAAGTAGGCTTTATTGCTTTAAATTATCAATGGAAAGAAGAGTTTGAAGAATCAAAAGCAAAAGAGTCTTTATTAATTCTTGATGCAAAAGGAATTTTAACGGGTGAAGTTCTTATAGAGAAATTTATTTGGAATAAAATTTATTCCAGAGTATCTCATTATCTTGGCTTAGCAAATACAGAAACATAA
- a CDS encoding LeuA family protein, which produces MKRITILDTTLRDGEQAPGNSMTLFQKVELALMLENAGVDCIELGFPASSKTDYEASKFISSKLNKTNYATFSRANINDIKLAIESGGVSERHTVQIVATGSDLHLKNKRKITREQGLIEVKNSVSFANQNGIKNIALGIEDASRADLSYMKLMIDEGIKSGANQIIVADTTGFATPTSFSKLIKMIRSWLLPNIKLSTHCHNDLGLALPNALAGIESGADEVQVTLGGIGERAGNTSLEELAAILYYKKNDYEMFTNIQIEKLYGIYNLLRKFIQLEEPRNKPIFGKYTFSTAAGIHQQGMILDPNTYEYVKPEHFSRERSMFISRYSGRNIIKYALSTLDISLDSKKIDELYFECIEKKSANYFDNFQNLIEILKNEIKIPKQNIQ; this is translated from the coding sequence ATGAAGAGAATAACAATACTTGATACAACTCTTCGTGATGGAGAACAAGCGCCAGGAAATTCAATGACTCTTTTTCAAAAAGTTGAATTAGCGCTTATGCTTGAAAATGCTGGTGTAGATTGTATTGAATTGGGTTTTCCTGCTTCTTCAAAAACAGACTATGAAGCCAGCAAGTTTATATCTTCTAAATTAAATAAAACAAATTATGCAACTTTTTCAAGGGCAAATATAAATGATATTAAATTAGCAATAGAATCTGGAGGTGTAAGTGAAAGACATACAGTCCAAATAGTTGCTACAGGAAGTGATCTTCATTTAAAAAATAAAAGAAAAATTACACGAGAGCAAGGACTAATTGAAGTTAAAAATTCTGTTTCATTTGCCAATCAAAATGGAATAAAAAATATAGCTTTAGGAATAGAAGATGCTAGTCGGGCTGATTTATCTTATATGAAATTAATGATAGATGAGGGAATAAAATCTGGAGCAAATCAAATTATAGTTGCAGATACTACAGGATTTGCTACACCAACAAGTTTTTCAAAATTAATAAAAATGATTCGAAGTTGGTTGTTACCTAATATAAAACTTTCTACTCATTGCCATAATGATTTAGGACTTGCTCTTCCAAATGCTTTAGCTGGAATAGAATCTGGGGCTGATGAGGTTCAAGTTACTTTAGGGGGGATAGGTGAACGTGCAGGAAATACTTCTTTAGAAGAATTAGCTGCTATTTTATATTATAAAAAAAATGATTATGAAATGTTTACAAATATTCAAATTGAAAAATTGTATGGTATTTATAATTTATTAAGAAAATTTATTCAATTAGAAGAGCCAAGAAACAAACCTATATTTGGTAAGTATACATTTAGTACAGCGGCTGGTATTCATCAACAAGGCATGATACTTGATCCAAATACTTATGAATATGTAAAGCCAGAGCATTTTTCTAGGGAGCGTTCTATGTTTATTTCTAGATATTCCGGTAGAAATATTATTAAATACGCTTTATCAACATTAGATATTTCTCTTGATTCTAAAAAAATTGATGAGCTTTATTTTGAATGTATAGAAAAAAAATCGGCGAATTATTTTGATAATTTTCAAAACTTAATAGAAATATTAAAAAATGAGATAAAAATTCCTAAACAGAATATTCAATAA
- a CDS encoding Hsp70 family protein, translated as MNVLQFKKKSKDKSANVLFSSSEIKMLPQEVSAIGIDLGTTNSVVSVFSYGATHPVTLKYEDTLLVPSMVYFDSENNIDIIGEQAKRKLDTAPSEVIKSTKKNMGKSASYFKSNEKSYTPEEIASLVLNYLVLHPVLQEEKNKFGGIWAVITVPAHFDDAARLATIAAAEKVGIHVLRIVNEPTAAALAYSMMPEDKKNDKETLAVFDFGGGTFDVSIVDRDGFVFNVLSSEGDVHLGGDDIDDAVAQFLLTKVHPQLVARRALKDSELYRNLLVLAENAKKTLQTEGLVEVSQQDLDGKGSSIQVEINREQFENLISPTLQRTLYLTESAMHAAKRSPKNISRILLVGGSTRLSLVRKMLSDYFPCMVDARLEPDLAVSWGASLQAAIILGIQPDTILVDVCSHTLGIGVVENTESINENFKIVAKKFGIPYPISEQELHRKLGSRIEEFNKELQKMLFVAPILHRNSALPARRSEFFNTIYNNQHAVHVVVVQGDGDTVGENRLIGSFLFELEQPCPKGTRCEIQLTYDVNGMVQVFARQLGTKNEAKAQFDSRTGEVTGWTSLVQEDMNPFIDDVKSDNVDEIYANVNPKEIKSIYNEEKNILSFPFGGKTNKIENEYSSDFNLNAGIVNALILRAKRRLSQMDSASLEFLKVSQLLSQYSDLLLKSQQGQDNDDDIESVEIELLSMLEGK; from the coding sequence ATGAATGTTCTTCAGTTTAAGAAAAAGAGTAAAGATAAATCAGCAAATGTATTGTTTAGTTCTAGTGAAATTAAGATGCTTCCTCAAGAAGTATCTGCAATAGGGATAGATCTTGGAACAACAAACTCAGTGGTTTCCGTGTTTTCATATGGCGCAACCCATCCTGTTACCTTAAAATATGAAGATACTTTATTAGTTCCTTCAATGGTATATTTTGATTCTGAAAATAATATTGATATAATTGGGGAACAAGCAAAACGAAAGTTAGATACAGCACCTTCAGAGGTTATAAAAAGTACAAAAAAAAATATGGGTAAAAGCGCTTCTTATTTTAAATCAAATGAAAAGTCGTATACTCCCGAAGAAATTGCTTCTTTAGTGTTAAATTATTTAGTTTTACACCCTGTTTTACAAGAAGAAAAAAATAAATTTGGTGGCATTTGGGCTGTTATTACTGTGCCTGCGCATTTTGATGATGCAGCACGATTAGCTACAATTGCAGCAGCTGAAAAAGTAGGAATCCATGTATTAAGAATTGTGAATGAGCCTACAGCAGCTGCGCTTGCCTATAGTATGATGCCCGAAGATAAAAAAAATGATAAAGAAACACTCGCTGTTTTTGATTTTGGTGGTGGTACTTTTGATGTAAGTATTGTTGATAGAGACGGTTTTGTTTTTAATGTTCTAAGTAGTGAAGGTGATGTTCATTTAGGTGGTGATGATATTGATGATGCTGTCGCTCAATTTCTTTTAACTAAAGTCCACCCTCAATTAGTAGCACGTCGTGCATTAAAAGATTCAGAACTTTATCGTAATTTATTAGTACTTGCTGAAAACGCAAAAAAAACTCTTCAAACAGAAGGGTTAGTTGAGGTTTCACAACAAGATCTTGATGGAAAAGGTTCTAGCATTCAGGTAGAAATAAACCGAGAACAATTCGAAAATTTAATATCGCCCACTTTGCAAAGAACACTTTATTTAACTGAAAGTGCAATGCATGCTGCAAAACGCAGTCCTAAAAATATTTCTCGTATTCTTCTTGTTGGAGGAAGTACACGTTTAAGTTTAGTTAGAAAAATGCTTTCCGATTATTTTCCTTGCATGGTTGATGCTCGTCTTGAACCAGATTTAGCTGTGAGTTGGGGTGCATCTTTACAAGCTGCAATCATTTTAGGAATTCAACCAGATACTATTTTAGTTGATGTCTGTAGCCATACTTTAGGAATTGGCGTTGTTGAAAATACAGAGTCAATTAATGAAAATTTTAAAATTGTTGCTAAAAAATTTGGTATTCCATACCCTATTTCAGAACAAGAACTTCATCGAAAATTAGGTTCTCGTATTGAAGAATTTAATAAAGAGCTTCAAAAAATGTTATTTGTTGCTCCTATTTTACATAGAAATAGTGCTCTTCCTGCAAGAAGATCCGAGTTTTTTAATACTATTTACAATAATCAACATGCTGTTCATGTTGTTGTGGTTCAGGGTGACGGTGATACCGTAGGTGAAAATAGATTGATTGGTTCTTTTCTTTTTGAATTAGAACAACCTTGTCCTAAAGGAACTAGATGTGAAATTCAATTAACCTATGATGTAAATGGAATGGTACAAGTTTTTGCTAGACAATTAGGTACTAAAAATGAAGCAAAAGCACAATTCGATAGCAGAACTGGTGAGGTAACAGGCTGGACATCTCTTGTTCAAGAAGATATGAATCCATTTATAGATGATGTGAAATCAGATAACGTTGATGAGATATATGCAAATGTGAATCCAAAAGAGATAAAATCAATTTATAATGAAGAAAAAAATATATTATCTTTTCCTTTTGGTGGTAAAACAAATAAAATTGAGAATGAATATAGTTCCGATTTTAATTTGAATGCTGGTATTGTGAATGCTTTAATATTAAGGGCAAAAAGAAGATTATCACAAATGGATTCAGCTTCTTTAGAATTTCTTAAGGTTTCACAATTATTGTCTCAATATTCGGACTTATTATTAAAGTCACAACAGGGACAAGACAACGATGATGATATTGAAAGTGTTGAAATTGAGTTACTTTCTATGCTAGAGGGTAAATAA
- a CDS encoding C1 family peptidase, translating into MRIILLNKISLSIFGILSISAFAEDNKSEYYRMEGTHSVIIPLKNRNLDANSFNNESLSGIKNIQLNSITVSDLFKEKNKIAIQEMNNISEFDYKNGITPFTNSATSIDLGMGSVPVLDQGAHGTPVTFSSVAALAAKLKQGDLMDLQCSFALTNLFDERNFWSNLEQPGKIIDLFKKYGIVHKNDCFGHKYPDPSQIVTLKQYLTRSDKSYTGQITYHYTEKANADVVKATLKAGYRVAIGTALADTSDPISVNGFDVKIKGSSGSYDGGLWACKQPGNSTNYCADQNAGHAVVIIGYDDKQQLFKIRNSWGSDAGEKGNYYMTYSFFNAMAMNQTEFR; encoded by the coding sequence ATGAGAATCATTTTGTTAAATAAAATATCTTTATCTATTTTTGGGATATTATCTATATCTGCTTTTGCTGAGGATAATAAATCTGAATATTATAGAATGGAAGGGACACATTCCGTAATTATACCATTAAAAAATAGAAATTTAGATGCAAATAGTTTTAACAATGAATCTTTAAGTGGAATTAAAAATATCCAATTAAACTCTATCACTGTGAGTGATTTATTTAAAGAAAAAAATAAAATAGCAATTCAAGAAATGAATAATATTAGTGAGTTTGACTATAAAAATGGAATCACACCATTTACAAATTCAGCAACTTCTATTGATCTTGGTATGGGAAGCGTTCCTGTATTAGATCAGGGAGCACATGGAACACCTGTTACCTTTTCTTCAGTTGCAGCTCTTGCAGCAAAACTAAAACAAGGCGATTTAATGGATCTCCAATGTAGTTTTGCATTAACAAATTTATTTGATGAAAGAAATTTTTGGAGTAATCTTGAACAACCAGGAAAAATAATAGATCTTTTTAAAAAGTATGGAATTGTTCATAAAAATGATTGTTTTGGACATAAATATCCAGACCCATCTCAAATAGTCACCTTAAAGCAATATTTGACAAGAAGTGATAAAAGTTACACAGGACAAATTACATATCATTATACAGAAAAAGCAAATGCTGATGTAGTTAAAGCAACTTTAAAAGCTGGTTATAGAGTCGCTATTGGAACAGCTCTTGCGGACACATCTGATCCCATTTCAGTAAATGGATTTGATGTTAAAATTAAAGGATCATCAGGTAGCTATGATGGCGGTCTTTGGGCATGTAAACAACCTGGAAATTCCACTAATTATTGTGCTGACCAAAATGCAGGTCATGCAGTGGTTATAATTGGTTATGATGACAAACAACAACTCTTTAAAATTAGAAACTCTTGGGGAAGTGATGCTGGAGAAAAAGGCAATTATTACATGACTTATTCTTTTTTTAATGCAATGGCAATGAATCAGACTGAATTTAGATAA